From Mytilus galloprovincialis chromosome 9, xbMytGall1.hap1.1, whole genome shotgun sequence, the proteins below share one genomic window:
- the LOC143045550 gene encoding acidic mammalian chitinase-like, whose amino-acid sequence MSIPRLVFVLVSLSYYIAESTEYKRVCYYTNWSQYRLGNGKFLPSDIDPFLCTHIIYAFGKLNGNLIQKLEYNDYELYSQLNDLKRQNPSLKTLLALGGWTAGSVVYSQMVSTQDSRAEFISSAIQYLRKYNFDGLDIDWEYPANRGGQPQDKVNFGLLVKEIKEAFDAESQTSGLVCLLLTAAVAAGKYTVDTAYDIPTMAQYMDFINIMSYDLHGSWQSTTGHNSPLFPKSDEYGDQRYLNIDYVAKYWNSSGVPKEKLIIGLATYGRTFTLSGSQTGIGAAASGPGRKGQYTREAGVMSYYEICALQESGKGQTVYDSEQMVPYYTDGSLWVGFDDEVSLAIKIEWLVSEGYGGAMVWALPLDDFRQTCSKSNRKFPLLNTIKDGLIIAENGGTLTTPALPTGMFTAVPTTSGPTKQGGSSSTTQGGSGSTTQGGTSSGFQCSDKISGLYADPEDCSKFYNCEGGVAFHMNCPTNLLYNSNRKYCDYPSNVVCIIQTDTSTEAISTFPPTSSSVSPIVTSSFYTSTISSDSTTSSSFPSTSSIQKSPSTSSTSSLAPSPSISSTQSSTVTSTSISQTSSQDTMSSSRTPGTSTTPTVDLSPTAFCASKSIGYYPVPADCSKYYRCYPGGAVQGSCQQGLYWNTNINICDWPRNVDCGRQTTSAKSTMSTTQEPLPTSTLKFSTITTTTKPPTSIIMSSITSSDLTSTTQYISVSRTSVSTPVTKSSISTITTPKSTTESPSIFPTQTTIHSSTTSQPLVTTTSHQTVPLDFCVGKALGNYPHPQDCLKYITCVGITKYIRSCPPPLWWNTETGNCDWKKNVDCDE is encoded by the exons AATCCACAGAATACAAGAGAGTATGTTACTACACTAATTGGTCGCAGTACAGACTTGGCAATGGGAAGTTCCTCCCCAGCGATATAGATCCTTTCTTGTGTACACATATTATCTATGCATTTGGCAAACTCAATGGCAACTTGATACAGAAACTAGAGTACAATGATTATGAACT GTATTCTCAGCTAAATGATTTGAAACGACAAAATCCATCATTAAAAACATTACTAGCCCTAGGTGGATGGACCGCTGGCAGTGTAGTGTATTCTCAGATGGTCAGCACCCAAGATTCAAGGGCAGAATTTATAAGTTCAGCCATACAGTACCTGAGAAAATATAATTTCGATGGATTAGATATAGACTGGGAGTATCCGGCAAACAGAGGTGGTCAACCGCAAGACAAAGTCAACTTTGGATTACTAGTTAAG GAAATTAAAGAAGCTTTCGATGCAGAGTCACAGACCTCTGGATTAGTGTGTCTCCTTCTGACTGCTGCAGTGGCTGCGGGAAAATACACTGTCGATACCGCCTATGATATCCCCACAATGGCACA gtACATGGATTTTATCAACATTATGTCTTATGACCTTCATGGATCCTGGCAATCTACTACGGGACATAACAGCCCTTTATTTCCTAAGTCTGATGAGTACGGCGATCAGAGATATTTAAACATT GATTACGTGGCAAAGTACTGGAATTCATCAGGAGTACCGAaagaaaaattaattattggTTTAGCTACGTATGGACGAACATTTACATTATCTGGTAGTCAGACAGGTATCGGAGCGGCGGCTAGCGGGCCTGGTAGAAAAGGGCAATATACCAGAGAAGCTGGTGTCATGTCGTATTATGAG ATATGTGCTCTTCAAGAAAGTGGTAAAGGCCAGACAGTGTACGACAGTGAACAGATGGTTCCATATTATACTGACGGTTCATTGTGGGTTGGTTTCGACGACGAAGTTAGTCTTGCAATTAAA ATTGAATGGTTGGTGTCAGAGGGATATGGTGGTGCCATGGTGTGGGCTCTACCTCTTGATGATTTCAGGCAAACATGTTCTAAAAGTAATCGTAAATTCCCTCTTCTAAATACAATTAAGGATGGACTTATTATTGCGGAGAATGGTGGGACGCTTACAACTCCTGCACTCCCAACTGGAATGTTTACTGCAGTGCCGACAACATCAGGTCCAACGAAACAGGGAGGGTCTAGTTCAACAACGCAGGGAGGATCTGGTTCAACGACACAGGGAGGAACAAGTTCAG gCTTCCAATGTTCAGACAAAATCAGTGGACTCTATGCTGATCCAGAAGATTGTTCCAAATTTTATAATTGTGAAGGAGGAGTAGCTTTCCACATGAACTGTCCAACAAATTTACTGTATAACTCAAATAGAAAATACTGTGATTATCCCAGTAACGTAGTCTGTATCATACAAACCGATACATCAACTGAGGCAATATCGACATTTCCTCCAACTTCATCGTCTGTTTCACCAATAGTTACGTCCAGCTTTTATACATCGACGATTTCGTCTGATTCAACAACTTCGTCGTCATTTCCATCGACGTCTAGTATTCAAAAATCGCCTTCGACTAGTTCGACTAGTTCATTAGCTCCATCTCCATCCATTTCATCAACCCAAAGTTCAACCGTCACTTCCACATCCATATCTCAAACCTCAAGTCAAGATACAATGTCTTCATCAAGGACGCCTGGTACTTCAACAACCCCAACAGTCGATCTATCTCCTACAG CATTCTGTGCGTCTAAATCTATCGGTTATTATCCAGTTCCTGCTGATTGTAGCAAGTATTATCGCTGTTACCCCGGAGGCGCAGTACAAGGATCATGCCAACAAGGACTTTATTGGAATACTAACATCAACATATGTGATTGGCCAAGAAATGTTGATTGTGGTAGACAGACAACTTCTGCAAAAAGTACAATGTCAACAACACAGGAGCCTTTACCCACAAGTACCCtcaagttttcaacaataacaacaacaaccaaACCTCCAACAAGTATCATCATGTCTTCAATAACATCATCAGATTTAACTTCTACTACACAATATATATCAGTATCACGTACAAGTGTGAGTACGCCTGTCACAAAATCCAGTATCAGTACTATAACAACTCCGAAATCAACTACTGAATCTCCATCAATATTTCCAACGCAGACGACAATACATTCTTCGACAACGTCACAACCATTAGTTACAACGACGTCACATCAAACAGTACCTTTAG atttCTGTGTTGGGAAGGCTCTTGGGAATTATCCACATCCACaagattgtttaaaatatataacatgtgtaGGGATTACAAAATATATACGTAGCTGTCCTCCGCCATTGTGGTGGAATACTGAAACAGGGAATTGtgattggaaaaaaaatgttgattgtgACGAATAG